One window from the genome of Cryptomeria japonica chromosome 6, Sugi_1.0, whole genome shotgun sequence encodes:
- the LOC131035133 gene encoding bidirectional sugar transporter SWEET3b → MMNIFIRYGAGILGSTFALLMYGAPMSNFRRVMMKKTTGDMSGIPYAIGLFNCLIYTLYGSPLISNGWENSLVMGTNAFGLLLQLCFCTIYLHFAPSKSKGRMGLMVGGVLVTFASTAVTSMWGVEVGHKKMLVGTTGMVASVILYGSPLSDIRVVYRTKSVECMSFYFSMFAFLGSVLWLVYGALSRDILIMVPNFFGIPLASVQMIIYCTYWRKTRVRVEAMKLKELNEQSDKIALETVSLPPSFIRNLSLTRQFSQRIHQGFNSDDCKDLIL, encoded by the exons ATGATGAACATATTCATACGTTATGGAGCTGGCATTCTAG GAAGCACATTTGCTTTGCTCATGTATGGAGCACCTAT GAGTAACTTCCGgagagtgatgatgaagaagacaaCAGGAGATATGTCAGGGATACCCTATGCAATAGGCCTCTTTAATTGTCTTATATATACCTTGTATGGCTCCCCTCTCATTAGCAATGGATGGGAGAACAGTCTTGTAATGGGTACCAATGCTTTTGGCCTCCTCCTTCAGTTATGCTTCTGCACAATCTATCTCCACTTTGCTCCATCTAAATCCAAG GGAAGAATGGGTCTGATGGTGGGAGGAGTATTGGTGACTTTTGCAAGCACTGCAGTAACTTCCATGTGGGGAGTAGAAGTAGGCCATAAGAAAATGCTTGTGGGGACTACTGGAATGGTGGCTTCTGTCATTCTTTATGGTTCTCCACTTTCAGATATT AGAGTGGTGTATCGTACCAAGAGCGTGGAGTGCATGTCCTTCTACTTCTCAATGTTTGCTTTCTTGGGCAGTGTGCTGTGGTTGGTGTATGGTGCTTTGAGCAGAGATATTCTTATCATG GTTCCGAATTTCTTTGGAATACCGCTTGCTTCGGTTCAGATGATAATATACTGCACTTATTGGCGAAAGACTCGAGTGCGAGTTGAAGCTATGAAACTGAAAGAATTGAATGAGCAGTCAGATAAAATAGCTCTAGAAACAGtgtctcttcctccctctttcatAAGAAATTTGAGTCTTACCAGGcaattttctcaaagaattcatcaaGGATTCAATTCAGATGATTGCAAAGATCTGATTTTATAA